In one window of Helianthus annuus cultivar XRQ/B chromosome 17, HanXRQr2.0-SUNRISE, whole genome shotgun sequence DNA:
- the LOC110920591 gene encoding two-component response regulator ORR26 isoform X2: MTEGVNGFSSPRSDVFPAGLRVLVVDDDPTWLKILEKMLKKCSYEVTTCGLAIEALDLLRERKDGFDIVISDVNMPDMDGFKLLEHVGLEMDLPVIMMSVDGETRRVMRGVQHGACDYLLKPIRMKELRNIWQHVYRKKIHEVRDTESHEGLEEILMMRNVSEQQQSDDGYLFCGGDMTPGSSRKRKDSEHKYEDNKEFADHSSSVKKARVVWTVDLHQKFVKAVNLIGFEIGPKKILDLMNVPWLTRENVASHLQKYRLYLTRLQKDDLKTSSSGPKHPDLPPRDAAPENCTESTKVQQNEVVSSHRTPNNLNIQNSNPTIHKVDIKSNASLQPIKPKKILTGYAAKTEMSHPFESTQYPPFNSMLPTQYSWGGGSKEIQFKQEHNPPQFQVQNGFFTGLGLPAQQNTMPSFQPPDPVTGPTWSLKDHPNNMELSPFLLQGQHFSSTNVDHQYKGVLSECNDQEFLYDTLRFDYEYSTDPLEWPVIDQGLFIQ, encoded by the exons atgACGGAAGGAGTAAACGGGTTTTCATCGCCGAGATCGGATGTTTTTCCGGCAGGTCTTCGTGTACTTGTGGTTGATGATGATCCCACTTGGTTGAAGATTCTTGAGAAGATGCTCAAGAAGTGCTCCTATGAAG TTACGACATGTGGACTAGCGATCGAGGCTTTGGATCTGCTTCGTGAGAGAAAAGACGGGTTCGACATTGTAATTAGTGATGTTAACATGCCTGACATGGATGGTTTCAAGCTTTTAGAGCATGTTGGACTTGAGATGGATCTTCCTGTCATAA TGATGTCTGTTGATGGAGAAACGCGCAGAGTTATGAGAGGTGTGCAGCACGGGGCATGCGATTATCTTCTAAAACCGATACGAATGAAGGAGTTAAGAAACATATGGCAGCATGTTTACCGAAAGAAGATTCACGAGGTGAGAGATACGGAAAGTCACGAAGGTCTTGAAGAGATTCTGATGATGAGAAATGTGTCGGAACAACAACAATCTGACGACGGGTACTTGTTTTGTGGGGGTGATATGACACCAGGTAGTAGTAGGAAAAGAAAAGATTCCGAACATAAGTATGAAGATAATAAAGAGTTTGCGGATCATTCTTCTTCGGTCAAGAAAGCGCGAGTTGTTTGGACCGTTGATCTTCATCAGAAATTTGTCAAAGCTGTCAATCTTATTGGTTTTGAAA TCGGTCCTAAGAAAATACTTGACCTCATGAACGTGCCGTGGTTAACGAGAGAGAATGTTGCAAGCCACTTGCAG AAATATCGTCTCTACTTAACTAGGCTACAAAAAGATGATCTTAAAACTTCGTCTAGTGGGCCAAAACACCCGGATCTTCCTCCAAGAGACGCCGCACCTGAAAACTGTACCGAATCTACAAAAGTTCAACAAAACGAAGTCGTCAGCAGCCACCGAACTCCCAACAACCTTAATATCCAAAACTCCAATCCGACGATCCATAAAGTTGATATCAAAAGTAATGCTTCATTGCAGCCGATAAAACCCAAGAAAATATTAACCGGTTATGCAGCCAAGACGGAAATGAGCCACCCTTTTGAGTCAACTCAGTACCCGCCATTTAACTCAATGTTGCCGACTCAGTACTCTTGGGGTGGAGGTTCTAAGGAAATACAATTCAAACAGGAACACAACCCTCCACAGTTTCAAGTACAAAACGGTTTTTTCACTGGTCTCGGACTGCCAGCTCAGCAGAACACTATGCCAAGTTTCCAACCACCTGATCCAGTCACCGGTCCCACATGGAGCCTGAAAGACCATCCAAATAATATGGAATTATCACCTTTTTTGCTTCAGGGTCAACATTTTTCTTCAACAAACGTTGACCATCAATACAAAGGAGTACTTTCCGAGTGTAACGATCAAGAGTTCTTATACGATACACTGAGATTCGACTATGAGTATTCTACTGACCCGTTGGAATGGCCTGTAATAGATCAAGGTCTATTCATACAATGA
- the LOC110920591 gene encoding two-component response regulator ORR26 isoform X1 — translation MTEGVNGFSSPRSDVFPAGLRVLVVDDDPTWLKILEKMLKKCSYEVTTCGLAIEALDLLRERKDGFDIVISDVNMPDMDGFKLLEHVGLEMDLPVIMMSVDGETRRVMRGVQHGACDYLLKPIRMKELRNIWQHVYRKKIHEVRDTESHEGLEEILMMRNVSEQQQSDDGYLFCGGDMTPGSSRKRKDSEHKYEDNKEFADHSSSVKKARVVWTVDLHQKFVKAVNLIGFEKVGPKKILDLMNVPWLTRENVASHLQKYRLYLTRLQKDDLKTSSSGPKHPDLPPRDAAPENCTESTKVQQNEVVSSHRTPNNLNIQNSNPTIHKVDIKSNASLQPIKPKKILTGYAAKTEMSHPFESTQYPPFNSMLPTQYSWGGGSKEIQFKQEHNPPQFQVQNGFFTGLGLPAQQNTMPSFQPPDPVTGPTWSLKDHPNNMELSPFLLQGQHFSSTNVDHQYKGVLSECNDQEFLYDTLRFDYEYSTDPLEWPVIDQGLFIQ, via the exons atgACGGAAGGAGTAAACGGGTTTTCATCGCCGAGATCGGATGTTTTTCCGGCAGGTCTTCGTGTACTTGTGGTTGATGATGATCCCACTTGGTTGAAGATTCTTGAGAAGATGCTCAAGAAGTGCTCCTATGAAG TTACGACATGTGGACTAGCGATCGAGGCTTTGGATCTGCTTCGTGAGAGAAAAGACGGGTTCGACATTGTAATTAGTGATGTTAACATGCCTGACATGGATGGTTTCAAGCTTTTAGAGCATGTTGGACTTGAGATGGATCTTCCTGTCATAA TGATGTCTGTTGATGGAGAAACGCGCAGAGTTATGAGAGGTGTGCAGCACGGGGCATGCGATTATCTTCTAAAACCGATACGAATGAAGGAGTTAAGAAACATATGGCAGCATGTTTACCGAAAGAAGATTCACGAGGTGAGAGATACGGAAAGTCACGAAGGTCTTGAAGAGATTCTGATGATGAGAAATGTGTCGGAACAACAACAATCTGACGACGGGTACTTGTTTTGTGGGGGTGATATGACACCAGGTAGTAGTAGGAAAAGAAAAGATTCCGAACATAAGTATGAAGATAATAAAGAGTTTGCGGATCATTCTTCTTCGGTCAAGAAAGCGCGAGTTGTTTGGACCGTTGATCTTCATCAGAAATTTGTCAAAGCTGTCAATCTTATTGGTTTTGAAA AAGTCGGTCCTAAGAAAATACTTGACCTCATGAACGTGCCGTGGTTAACGAGAGAGAATGTTGCAAGCCACTTGCAG AAATATCGTCTCTACTTAACTAGGCTACAAAAAGATGATCTTAAAACTTCGTCTAGTGGGCCAAAACACCCGGATCTTCCTCCAAGAGACGCCGCACCTGAAAACTGTACCGAATCTACAAAAGTTCAACAAAACGAAGTCGTCAGCAGCCACCGAACTCCCAACAACCTTAATATCCAAAACTCCAATCCGACGATCCATAAAGTTGATATCAAAAGTAATGCTTCATTGCAGCCGATAAAACCCAAGAAAATATTAACCGGTTATGCAGCCAAGACGGAAATGAGCCACCCTTTTGAGTCAACTCAGTACCCGCCATTTAACTCAATGTTGCCGACTCAGTACTCTTGGGGTGGAGGTTCTAAGGAAATACAATTCAAACAGGAACACAACCCTCCACAGTTTCAAGTACAAAACGGTTTTTTCACTGGTCTCGGACTGCCAGCTCAGCAGAACACTATGCCAAGTTTCCAACCACCTGATCCAGTCACCGGTCCCACATGGAGCCTGAAAGACCATCCAAATAATATGGAATTATCACCTTTTTTGCTTCAGGGTCAACATTTTTCTTCAACAAACGTTGACCATCAATACAAAGGAGTACTTTCCGAGTGTAACGATCAAGAGTTCTTATACGATACACTGAGATTCGACTATGAGTATTCTACTGACCCGTTGGAATGGCCTGTAATAGATCAAGGTCTATTCATACAATGA
- the LOC110920590 gene encoding protein WVD2-like 7 isoform X2, with protein MAMAEAAAAAATAAAPCLMRSVSQPLFASREFKEGDPLRALTTSVSFGRFMNEPLDWERWSSFSHNRIREDVQKHSRPGAVAEKKAFFEAYFNRFASKKSAKPPKKENRPPNYSPQTHVSPVTISNNKENHPPTVATDENMRNKGAESEITSNQDVSSPSPLLPKTENVDDIISNTCLVEQEKTLTENVSSPIVPSNTDMERDVDEIANVDEKPSTNLGEENISDVEENVSSDKGTEEETTSKKDVCSSTTNLVFSEVKNIDDIISSGGQMEQEKTSTENVSSEKHCSDVKISNQSGHVDRNKKRQIKDKKATQTKTEISSVKSSSRKAPIPEIHPKNQIFKHNPMVSSVNGVKKNTHALPKSENKRSRPLLERLVNGNKTVVPKANSTNHSDASIASTKKPTSVTVPSSFSFKSDERAAKRKQFFQKLEEKPKLKEKARSDDKKLRWSTAVEAKPFTSETKGPTNKLQKVQATQTSQKLGTKPKNFIELNKKMLSSSMAFLRSRKSHDTRN; from the exons atGGCAATGGCtgaagcagcagcagcagcagcaacagcagcagctcCGTGTTTGATGCGTTCGGTTTCGCAACCGTTATTCGCTTCTCGCGAATTCAAAGAG GGAGACCCACTTCGAGCCCTAACAACATCGGTATCATTTGGGCGGTTCATGAACGAACCCTTGGATTGGGAAAGATGGTCTTCATTTTCTCATAATCGAATCCGAGAAGACGTTCAGAAACACTCTAGACCAGGTGCCGTTGCTGAGAAAAAAGCGTTTTTCGAAGCTTATTTCAATAGATTTGCATCCAAAAAATCCGCAAAACCACCTAAAAAGGAAAACAGACCTCCTAATTACTCCCCTCAAACACATGTTAGCCCTGTTACTATATCAAACAATAAAGAAAATCATCCACCGACGGTTGCTACCGATGAAAACATGCGTAACAAAGGGGCCGAATCAGAAATAACATCAAACCAAGATGTTTCCTCACCTAGTCCTCTTTTGCCGAAAACCGAgaatgtcgatgacattatctcgAATACTTGCCTCGTGGAACAAGAAAAAACATTAACCGAAAATGTTTCCTCACCTATAGTTCCGAGTAACACAGACATGGAACGAGATGTTGACGAAATCGCGAATGTTGATGAAAAACCTAGTACTAATCTAGGCGAGGAAAACATTAGCGACGTTGAGGAAAACGTGTCGAGTGACAAAGGGACAGAAGAGGAAACAACATCAAAGAAAGATGTCTGCTCATCTACTACTAATCTTGTTTTCTCAGAAGTTAAGAATATCGATGACATCATCTCGAGTGGTGGACAAATGGAACAGGAAAAAACATCAACCGAAAATGTTTCCTCGGAGAAACATTGTTCCGACGTCAAGATTTCAAACCAGTCTGGTCATGTTGACCGAAATAAGAAAAGACAAATCAAG GATAAAAAAGCAACACAGACAAAAACCGAAATTTCTTCGGTTAAATCTTCAAGTAGAAAAGCACCGATTCCTGAAATTCACCCTAAAAATCAAATCTTTAAGCACAATCCCATG GTTTCATCAGTCAACGGGGTAAAGAAAAATACTCATGCACTCCCAAAATCAGAAAACAAAAG GTCTAGACCACTACTTGAGCGTTTGGTCAATGGCAACAAAACAGTCGTCCCGAAGGCCAATTCAACAAA CCATTCTGATGCATCAATCGCGTCTACAAAGAAACCAACATCTGTTACAGTGCCATCATCTTTTAGCTTTAAAAGTGACGAAAGAGCGGCAAAAAGAAAACAG TTCTTTCAGAAGTTAGAAGAAAAACCAAAATTGAAG GAAAAAGCTAGGAGTGATGATAAAAAGTTGCGTTGGAGCACGGCTGTAGAAGCTAAACCATTTACAAGCGAAACAAAAGGTCCAACTAATAAGTTACAGAAG GTACAAGCAACACAAACGTCACAAAAGCTTGGAACGAAGCCAAAGAATTTTATAGAACTTAATAAGAAAATGTTAAGTAGTTCCATGGCTTTTTTGCGAAGTAGGAAATCGCATGACACCCGAAATTGA
- the LOC110920590 gene encoding protein WVD2-like 7 isoform X1: protein MAMAEAAAAAATAAAPCLMRSVSQPLFASREFKEGDPLRALTTSVSFGRFMNEPLDWERWSSFSHNRIREDVQKHSRPGAVAEKKAFFEAYFNRFASKKSAKPPKKENRPPNYSPQTHVSPVTISNNKENHPPTVATDENMRNKGAESEITSNQDVSSPSPLLPKTENVDDIISNTCLVEQEKTLTENVSSPIVPSNTDMERDVDEIANVDEKPSTNLGEENISDVEENVSSDKGTEEETTSKKDVCSSTTNLVFSEVKNIDDIISSGGQMEQEKTSTENVSSEKHCSDVKISNQSGHVDRNKKRQIKDKKATQTKTEISSVKSSSRKAPIPEIHPKNQIFKHNPMVSSVNGVKKNTHALPKSENKRSRPLLERLVNGNKTVVPKANSTNHSDASIASTKKPTSVTVPSSFSFKSDERAAKRKQFFQKLEEKPKLKEKARSDDKKLRWSTAVEAKPFTSETKGPTNKLQKIMQVQATQTSQKLGTKPKNFIELNKKMLSSSMAFLRSRKSHDTRN from the exons atGGCAATGGCtgaagcagcagcagcagcagcaacagcagcagctcCGTGTTTGATGCGTTCGGTTTCGCAACCGTTATTCGCTTCTCGCGAATTCAAAGAG GGAGACCCACTTCGAGCCCTAACAACATCGGTATCATTTGGGCGGTTCATGAACGAACCCTTGGATTGGGAAAGATGGTCTTCATTTTCTCATAATCGAATCCGAGAAGACGTTCAGAAACACTCTAGACCAGGTGCCGTTGCTGAGAAAAAAGCGTTTTTCGAAGCTTATTTCAATAGATTTGCATCCAAAAAATCCGCAAAACCACCTAAAAAGGAAAACAGACCTCCTAATTACTCCCCTCAAACACATGTTAGCCCTGTTACTATATCAAACAATAAAGAAAATCATCCACCGACGGTTGCTACCGATGAAAACATGCGTAACAAAGGGGCCGAATCAGAAATAACATCAAACCAAGATGTTTCCTCACCTAGTCCTCTTTTGCCGAAAACCGAgaatgtcgatgacattatctcgAATACTTGCCTCGTGGAACAAGAAAAAACATTAACCGAAAATGTTTCCTCACCTATAGTTCCGAGTAACACAGACATGGAACGAGATGTTGACGAAATCGCGAATGTTGATGAAAAACCTAGTACTAATCTAGGCGAGGAAAACATTAGCGACGTTGAGGAAAACGTGTCGAGTGACAAAGGGACAGAAGAGGAAACAACATCAAAGAAAGATGTCTGCTCATCTACTACTAATCTTGTTTTCTCAGAAGTTAAGAATATCGATGACATCATCTCGAGTGGTGGACAAATGGAACAGGAAAAAACATCAACCGAAAATGTTTCCTCGGAGAAACATTGTTCCGACGTCAAGATTTCAAACCAGTCTGGTCATGTTGACCGAAATAAGAAAAGACAAATCAAG GATAAAAAAGCAACACAGACAAAAACCGAAATTTCTTCGGTTAAATCTTCAAGTAGAAAAGCACCGATTCCTGAAATTCACCCTAAAAATCAAATCTTTAAGCACAATCCCATG GTTTCATCAGTCAACGGGGTAAAGAAAAATACTCATGCACTCCCAAAATCAGAAAACAAAAG GTCTAGACCACTACTTGAGCGTTTGGTCAATGGCAACAAAACAGTCGTCCCGAAGGCCAATTCAACAAA CCATTCTGATGCATCAATCGCGTCTACAAAGAAACCAACATCTGTTACAGTGCCATCATCTTTTAGCTTTAAAAGTGACGAAAGAGCGGCAAAAAGAAAACAG TTCTTTCAGAAGTTAGAAGAAAAACCAAAATTGAAG GAAAAAGCTAGGAGTGATGATAAAAAGTTGCGTTGGAGCACGGCTGTAGAAGCTAAACCATTTACAAGCGAAACAAAAGGTCCAACTAATAAGTTACAGAAG ATTATGCAGGTACAAGCAACACAAACGTCACAAAAGCTTGGAACGAAGCCAAAGAATTTTATAGAACTTAATAAGAAAATGTTAAGTAGTTCCATGGCTTTTTTGCGAAGTAGGAAATCGCATGACACCCGAAATTGA
- the LOC110920590 gene encoding protein WVD2-like 7 isoform X3, protein MAMAEAAAAAATAAAPCLMRSVSQPLFASREFKEGDPLRALTTSVSFGRFMNEPLDWERWSSFSHNRIREDVQKHSRPGAVAEKKAFFEAYFNRFASKKSAKPPKKENRPPNYSPQTHVSPVTISNNKENHPPTVATDENMRNKGAESEITSNQDVSSPSPLLPKTENVDDIISNTCLVEQEKTLTENVSSPIVPSNTDMERDVDEIANVDEKPSTNLGEENISDVEENVSSDKGTEEETTSKKDVCSSTTNLVFSEVKNIDDIISSGGQMEQEKTSTENVSSEKHCSDVKISNQSGHVDRNKKRQIKDKKATQTKTEISSVKSSSRKAPIPEIHPKNQIFKHNPMVSSVNGVKKNTHALPKSENKRSRPLLERLVNGNKTVVPKANSTNHSDASIASTKKPTSVTVPSSFSFKSDERAAKRKQEKARSDDKKLRWSTAVEAKPFTSETKGPTNKLQKIMQVQATQTSQKLGTKPKNFIELNKKMLSSSMAFLRSRKSHDTRN, encoded by the exons atGGCAATGGCtgaagcagcagcagcagcagcaacagcagcagctcCGTGTTTGATGCGTTCGGTTTCGCAACCGTTATTCGCTTCTCGCGAATTCAAAGAG GGAGACCCACTTCGAGCCCTAACAACATCGGTATCATTTGGGCGGTTCATGAACGAACCCTTGGATTGGGAAAGATGGTCTTCATTTTCTCATAATCGAATCCGAGAAGACGTTCAGAAACACTCTAGACCAGGTGCCGTTGCTGAGAAAAAAGCGTTTTTCGAAGCTTATTTCAATAGATTTGCATCCAAAAAATCCGCAAAACCACCTAAAAAGGAAAACAGACCTCCTAATTACTCCCCTCAAACACATGTTAGCCCTGTTACTATATCAAACAATAAAGAAAATCATCCACCGACGGTTGCTACCGATGAAAACATGCGTAACAAAGGGGCCGAATCAGAAATAACATCAAACCAAGATGTTTCCTCACCTAGTCCTCTTTTGCCGAAAACCGAgaatgtcgatgacattatctcgAATACTTGCCTCGTGGAACAAGAAAAAACATTAACCGAAAATGTTTCCTCACCTATAGTTCCGAGTAACACAGACATGGAACGAGATGTTGACGAAATCGCGAATGTTGATGAAAAACCTAGTACTAATCTAGGCGAGGAAAACATTAGCGACGTTGAGGAAAACGTGTCGAGTGACAAAGGGACAGAAGAGGAAACAACATCAAAGAAAGATGTCTGCTCATCTACTACTAATCTTGTTTTCTCAGAAGTTAAGAATATCGATGACATCATCTCGAGTGGTGGACAAATGGAACAGGAAAAAACATCAACCGAAAATGTTTCCTCGGAGAAACATTGTTCCGACGTCAAGATTTCAAACCAGTCTGGTCATGTTGACCGAAATAAGAAAAGACAAATCAAG GATAAAAAAGCAACACAGACAAAAACCGAAATTTCTTCGGTTAAATCTTCAAGTAGAAAAGCACCGATTCCTGAAATTCACCCTAAAAATCAAATCTTTAAGCACAATCCCATG GTTTCATCAGTCAACGGGGTAAAGAAAAATACTCATGCACTCCCAAAATCAGAAAACAAAAG GTCTAGACCACTACTTGAGCGTTTGGTCAATGGCAACAAAACAGTCGTCCCGAAGGCCAATTCAACAAA CCATTCTGATGCATCAATCGCGTCTACAAAGAAACCAACATCTGTTACAGTGCCATCATCTTTTAGCTTTAAAAGTGACGAAAGAGCGGCAAAAAGAAAACAG GAAAAAGCTAGGAGTGATGATAAAAAGTTGCGTTGGAGCACGGCTGTAGAAGCTAAACCATTTACAAGCGAAACAAAAGGTCCAACTAATAAGTTACAGAAG ATTATGCAGGTACAAGCAACACAAACGTCACAAAAGCTTGGAACGAAGCCAAAGAATTTTATAGAACTTAATAAGAAAATGTTAAGTAGTTCCATGGCTTTTTTGCGAAGTAGGAAATCGCATGACACCCGAAATTGA